The window ATCGTGCTGCCGGCGTCGTCCACGCCGCCGCCGCAGGCGCTCAGGCTTAGCGATCCGAGTGCCGCAAGACTGACGCCCCCGGCGCAGAACTGGCGCCGTTTGGGCACAAAGGTCGGTTTGCTATCGGACATGGGACTCCTTCGGATCAATGCCACCGGCCACCGGCCGCCGTACGGACGATGATTGTACCGCGTCGGTGGACGCGCGATGGGCTGCCTGCAATTTTGCTAAATGATTAAAGAGCCGTTCGCGCGCCGCCATGCCTGACGCGTTATGTTTCCCGTTTTCCCGCTTCTTCCTTACGTTGCCTGGCCAGATCCCGTTCCTGGCGCAGCTCGGTTTCGAGCACGGTCAGTTGCCGCATCAGCGCGTGCTTTTCCTGCGCCCCGGTGTGCGCTTCGCTTTCCGCGCTGGCAAGGCGCGACGCGGCGATTTCCGACTCGCGCGCCCGCACCGCCAGGGCAATTTTGCAGTCGCTGAGTTCGCCCTGCATGGCATCGTGCCCGGCCTGCAGCTTGTCGAGCTGGGCGGACAGAGCTGCCACCTGGAACGCGGCGCGTTCGGAACCGGTGCGTTCGCGCGCCGCCTCGCTGCGCGCGGCCTCGGCAACCTGGTGCAGGCGGGCGTTTTCGGCCCCGGCCTGGGATAGCTGGCCGGCTAGCTGCGCGGCCTGGCCTTTGTGGTGCAGCAATTGCTGGCGCAAGGTCACCAATTCCCGGTCGACCAGGGCGGCGCGCTGTTCAAAGCCCTGGCGTTCCTCGGCGCGCTGGGCAGCGGTGGCTTCGTGGTAATGGTCGAACTGGGCGCGCGCCTGGGTCAGCTGGGCGTTGAGCGAGGCAACCTCCGCGGCACGGTCGGCGAGGCGCTGCTGCAGACCGGCCTGTTCGCTGCGGGCACCGGCCAAGTCGACCGTCAGCAGGTGGTTGGCCTGGCGGGCCTG of the Massilia violaceinigra genome contains:
- a CDS encoding DNA-binding protein, giving the protein MARAGILYSHVAAAAAGLAADNKNPTVDTVREALGGTGSKSTIAPMLKRWKEEHQQAPSPAAPGVPPSLLQAVKGVYESIKTDFQQNLDVEKLAHAAGLEQLADLLQQSRTEQAALEQRVKALETDLDSANTTIAQARQANHLLTVDLAGARSEQAGLQQRLADRAAEVASLNAQLTQARAQFDHYHEATAAQRAEERQGFEQRAALVDRELVTLRQQLLHHKGQAAQLAGQLSQAGAENARLHQVAEAARSEAARERTGSERAAFQVAALSAQLDKLQAGHDAMQGELSDCKIALAVRARESEIAASRLASAESEAHTGAQEKHALMRQLTVLETELRQERDLARQRKEEAGKRET